The following DNA comes from Streptomyces sp. NBC_00273.
CCCCCGCCGGCGGTGCGGCCGCGGCCGGTGCCGTCACGGAGAGCGGGCCCCCCTGCCCCGCCGCCGCGTCGCTGCCGCTCGGCTCGTCACCCCAGACGTGCTTGCCGCCGAGGTACGCCGCCACCCGCTTGGACGGGGCGTAGTGGGTGGACTTGGCGTCGAACGAGAGGTCGTTCGCCTGGTTCAGCTCCTTGTGGTCGAGGCGGAAGAGCTGGAGCCCGATCCCTTGACTGGTCTTGCCCGGCTCCAGGCTGCCGGCCGCCGCCGTGAAGCCGATCTGGAGGTAGTGGCCGGAGGTCGGGCCGGAACCGGTCAGCATGCCAATCTTGGCGGTGATGTTCGAGCAGCCGAGAGCCGACTGGACACAATTGGAACCGTAAGCGGAAGCATCATCCGCAGAGAAGTAGTACCTAAGAGTCACGTCGCTCAACGCCACGGTCTTCTTCGAATTGTTGATGACTTCCAACCACGGCTTGGCCGCAGCGCCCGTGGCCGGGGCGTCGGTCCGGTATCGGACCGTGAGGTCGGCGGACCCGTGAGCGGCAGGACCGGAACGCCATTTGGGATAGAGCACGAAGGCGCCACCGCCGACGGCCAGTGCGCCCACCAAGAGGAGAACTTTGAGCGCGTTCCAGCCTCGGCGGCGAGCTTTTCGGCTGGAACGGCTCACAGAAGCTCCTTGACGGGGTGGCATATTGAGCGCCATCGTAACCACGGCGCGTCAGAGCTCGGAAGCCGCGGATAGGGCCTTAATGGGGTCCGATTTCCTTCGGCGCCGGAACTGTGGCTCAATCGTCAATTGTTCGGGGGGATCGGCGACGGAGCCGATCTGGAAGTGTTCTTCATCACTGTGCGGCGGGGATTGCTGCACTCTTGGTGCCCACGTTGTCGGGTTTTGCCAGAGAGTAAAGGCCCCGCGGTGCGCCGCCGATGCCCGCCGCACGCCGCGACCGGGCCGACTGGCGCGGAGCGTTCGCATTGATGTGCAGTACTTTCTGCGTGTGCTTTCACTCGATCTCCATAGCGTGGAGATCGAGTGATGTTGACTTGGGTGGGGGAGATAAATCTTGTCGGGCACTGTTGCGCGCCGTGAGCGTGCCGATGCGTCGCGCCGTGGGCGCGGCGCTGCGTTACGCCGCGGGCGCGGTGATGCTGCGGCGCGTGCGTCGCGCAGTCGGCACCGGCGCGGCCGCGTCTCCCCCGAGGGGGTCGACAGCGCCGCTCTCTACGAGACCGTCGTCCTCGTTCCGGCCCGGAACGAGGAGGTCGGGGTGTTCACGTCCCTGCGGTCCCTGGCCGGCCAGAGCCGAACCCCCGACCTGATCATCGTGGTGGTCAACAACTCGACCGACCGGACCCTGGACTTCGCCCAGCAGTTCGCGGACGACGAGAACACGCCGCCGACGGTGGTCCTGAACCTGGACGACAACCCCCACAAGAAGGCGGGCGCCCTCAACCACGGTCTCCGCTGGCTCAGGGAGGCCGTCGGAGGCCGGCTCACCAACCAGGTGAAGCACGTCCTGGTCATGGATGCCGACACCGAGCTGCACCCGAAGTTCATCGAACGGGCCCGCAACGTCATCGCGTCCGACCCGGAGCTCGGCGGCGTCAGCGCCGCCTGCCTCGGCCGCACCGACCTGTGGCGCAACCCGTGGCAGCGGTACCTCCTCGGCATGCAGATCATCGAGTACGGCCGCGCCGCCAACACCCGGTTCCGCAGGGACGTCCACACCATGTCGGGCGCCGGCTCCTTCTACCGGGCGGAGGCCCTGCAGGGACTGCTCGACTGGCGGGGCGAGGTCTTCTGGGAGGACCACTCCAACCTGGTCGAGGACTACGAGACCACCCTGGCCCTCAAGGAATCGGGTTGGAAGGTCACGGCCAACCAGCTCTGCATCGCGTACACCGACCTGATGCCCACGCTGCGCGAGCTGATCCAGCAACGCGAGAGGTGGAGCCGAGGAACGGTCGACGCTTTGCGCGCCCGTGGCTGGACGAAGTTCACCTGGCATTCCATCAGCACCCTGATCCTGGGGCTGCTCGGCGCGGCTTACATCCTCGGTTGGGGAACGACGCAGCTGGTGGCGGCGGCGAAGCACGGCTTCTCGACGCAGCCGATCCTCCTGCTGCTCTTCGCTTTCTGGATCGTCTATCCCGCACTCCGCGTACGGAATATGGGCTGGAAGGCGATGCTCGTCGAGGCGCTGCTGCTCCCCGAGCTGGTGTTCACATTGGTACGGACCTATTGGCTCGTGTCCTCCATCATCAAGTCGTACGTGACCCGCGTGTCCGCGTGGAAATGATTCAAGGAGAGCAATGAATTCCCTCAAGGGCTTGGGGGTCTGCGCGGTGCTTGGGGCCCTCGCCTTCGCGCTGACCAAAGTGGAGGACATGGATCAGCTGATTCTCGGCGCCAGCATCGGGATCGTCACCCTGACGCTGATCGGCTACATGGCATCCATTCGGCGCAGCCGCAGGGACCGCCGCATTGCCCGTGGGTCGTCCACGCGGGGTTGAATCATTCCCTCCGGTTTTTGGAACGGTCCGTCGAATTCCCCGGCGGGCCGTTTCGCGCGTCCGGACACTCGCTCCGTCCGGCCCGCCTCAGCGCACGCGGGCGCGCAGTTCCATCGCTCCGCGCGCGGTCGCCTCGCTCTCGTACACCTCGCACATGTGCCGCCCGTCGGGCGTCGCCGTGTGCTCGACCTCCCACAGGCTGATCTCGGTCCCGTCCAACAGGACGAAGGCGTGCTCGTACAGGCTGAAGCCCGCTCCCCGCCCGTCCGCGAGGCACTGCCGCGCGCCGAACGCCTGCGTGATCTGGTGCGCGTACGCCGACCGCAGCAGCGTCGCCACCCGCTCGCCCGGCCGGTCGACGTTCTCCGCGCGCCGCAGCACCCGCCGGGCGTGGTCCGCGGAGTCCTCCACCGCGTACTCCCGGTGCCGCCGCACCGGGGCCGGGGTCGCGTACAGCGCGCTCAGCAGCGCCATGCCGCCCTCCGGCTCGTCCTCGCCCGGCACCAGCACCGGATCGGGGGACGCCCCGGCCGACGCCTCGCCGAACAGCCGGGTCACGGCCAGGCAGGTCTCCGCCTTGCTCGCGAAGACCTCGTGCCGGACGGTCCGGTCGCCCTCCAGCCGGTAGGCCAGCTCCCACAGCGAGACCGAACCGCCGTCGGTCAGCAGATAGGTGTGCCGGTGGGTCTCCCGCCAGATGCCCGCCTCCGGGCTGTGGTGGGTGGTGTAGAGCGAAGAGCTGTGGGCGAGCGCCGTACCGAGGCGCTCGACGAGCCTGTCCGGCAGGTCGAAGGAGTTGAGGGCGCGGCCGAGGAGTCGTTCGAGGTGCGCCTCGGTTGTCTCGTACGGATCGCTCAAGGTGGGTCTCCAGGCCGTCGCAGCTTGTCACTTCGCGGAAGCTCAACGTAACCCCTGGTTCTGACATCACGTCCGGGGTTCGGTAAAACGTCCGGGAAGCATCGGAGGTTCCCGCCACACCTTCAGGTCAACTTGCGTACGGATGCGCATGGTTGGGCACGGTCTGGGGCGAAGCGCGGGACTATGGGCCACATGGCAACGAATACAGTGGGCCTTCCGCGTCAGCAGGTACGGCCCCGCAGCGGACACGAGGGCGAACAGAACGCAGCGCCGAGGGGGTTGGCCTGGCTGCTGGCCGTCACCGGGGCGGCCGGGCTGCTGGCCTCGTGGGTGATCACCCTCGACAAGTTCCTCCTGCTGGAGGACCCGGACTTCAAGCCCGCGTGCAGTCTCAACCCGGTCGTCTCCTGCGGCAGCGTGATGGCGAGCGAGCAGGCGGCGGCCTTCGGCTTCCCCAATCCGATGCTGGGGCTCGTCGCGTACGCCGTCGTGGTCTGCGTCGGCGCGGGCCTGCTGGCCGGTGCCCGCTACCGCGGCTGGTTCTGGCTCGGACTGAACGCCGGCACGCTCGTCGGCGTCGGCTTCTGCAGCTGGTTGATGGTCCAGTCGCTCTACGAGATCAACGCGCTCTGCCTGTGGTGCTGCCTGGCCTGGGTCGCGACCCTGCTGATGTTCTGGGCGGTCACCGCGCACAACGTCCGTACGCGCGCCCTGCCCGCCCCCGGCCCGCTGCGGGTCTTCTTCGCCGAATTCGGCTGGGCCCCGCCGGCCCTGCACATCGGAGTGATCGGCATGCTGGTCCTCACCCGCTGGTGGGACTTCTGGACCGGCTGACCGCCGGGGGCGGAACGCGAAGAGGGCCCCGGCGGCTGGACGCCGCCGGGGCCCTCGTCATTCACTCCACAGGCTCAGCGGCCCGCGATCACCCGAAGGGCGGAGGAGCTGGAAATCAGCTGCCGCTCGAGACGTTGCCCGAGAGGACCGGGATGTTGTCCAGGATGTGCGAGAGCGGCTCGTCACCCTTGGCCTGGGTGGAGTTCTCGGTGCACTGCTGGTTCTGCGGGTTGGACAGGACGTTGATGTCCTGGACGCCGATGTTGAGCGCGGCGATCAGCGACTGGGCGTTGACCTTCGCCGGCAGGCCGATGCAGGGCTTGTTGAGGGTGCCCTGGACCAGGCTGAGCTGCGGGCTCATGTCGCCGTGGGTCTTCTGGTTGCCGTAGATCTGCTGGGCACCGTTGCCGTTGACGGTGTTGACCCCGTTGTCGTTGCCGATGGCCATGGCCGGGGCCGCGGCAGCAGCGCCCGCGCCGATCGCAACGGCGGAGACCGCGGCGGCGGTCATGAACTTCTTGAACATCTTGTTCCTTCTGTCGCACGAGTGCCCGCTGATGGAGCGCCCTGGTCAACTGCCCGACCAGGTGGTTGGTTCCGCGGCTTCACTCAAACGGCCTGCGCGTGTCGAGGATTTCCCCGGCCCGGGTGAGTGGCCTCCGGACGCCTGCGCGAAGCCCGTACGCAGCCAGCATCGTCCGGGACTCCGGTTGCGCTCCGTGCGGGGCGTTCGCACGGTGGGTGAGTAAGCGGACTGTTTCAGTCCGCTTTCGTGTCCCCACCGCGTAAGGAACATCCATGCACCGCACGAAGCCGTCCCGCGCCCGCCTCCTCGTCCCGTCGGCCCTCGCCGTCGTCATACTGTCCGGCGCGGCTGCCCCGGCGGGCGCCGCGGAGGGCGACGGCTCTGCGGCCGTGAGCGGTCGAGTCGCCTCCGTCCAGCGCCAGGTCAAGAAGATCGAGCAGCGCGCCAAGGCCGGTCCGATCGACGACCTCCTGGCGGGGCTCAGCAAGACGCTGCAGGACCTCCTCGCCTCCGTCGGGGGTCTGCTGCCCGGCGGGGTGACGCTGCCGCCGATCGAGCTGCCGAAGCTGCCGGAGATCAAACTCCCCGAGCTTCCCGACCTGTCGGGCCTCATCCCCGAGCTGCCGCCGGTGGAAGTGCCGCCGGTCGAGGGGCTGGTGCCGGAACTGCCCGCGGTCCCCGAGGTTCCGACGGTTCCCGAGCTTCCCGTGACCCCGACGGTGCCCGAGGTCCCCGTGACCCCGACGGTCCCCGAGGTCCCGGCCCTTCCTGCCGTCCCGTAGGAGCGGTTGCGGACCGAACCCGGGTGATGGTTACGACAATTGAGCCGAACAGGTCTCATCGTGCGCGTGGCCGTGTCGTCTGGGAAGCTGGACCGTTTCGCTCGGTGTGAGCCCCGGTTCGGGGCAGAACGTCGAACAGAAGGTGCACTTCCCATGAACTCTGCCAAGAAGGCCGCCCTGGTCCTGGCCACCGCTGGTCTCGCTGCGGCCGGTGCCGCCGGCTCCGCCGCCGCCGACTCGTCGGCCGAGGGTGCGGCCGTGGGTTCCCCCGGCGTCCTCTCCGGCAACCTGGCCCAGGTGCCGGTGCACGTTCCGGTCAACGTCTGCGGCAACAGCGTGAACATCGTCGGCCTGCTGAACCCCGCGTTCGGCAACGTCTGCGTCAACAACTGACGTCGGCCGAACAACCGACTGTGGGCGCCCCGGCCTCGCCGGTGGCGCCCACAGTCGTGTCGGCGGGTGTTCAGCCGGGACGGTTCACTGACCGCCGTTGAGCTTCACGCCGCCGAGCATGGGGGACGCCTGGGTGGCGCCGTT
Coding sequences within:
- a CDS encoding glycosyltransferase family 2 protein encodes the protein MSGTVARRERADASRRGRGAALRRGRGDAAARASRSRHRRGRVSPEGVDSAALYETVVLVPARNEEVGVFTSLRSLAGQSRTPDLIIVVVNNSTDRTLDFAQQFADDENTPPTVVLNLDDNPHKKAGALNHGLRWLREAVGGRLTNQVKHVLVMDADTELHPKFIERARNVIASDPELGGVSAACLGRTDLWRNPWQRYLLGMQIIEYGRAANTRFRRDVHTMSGAGSFYRAEALQGLLDWRGEVFWEDHSNLVEDYETTLALKESGWKVTANQLCIAYTDLMPTLRELIQQRERWSRGTVDALRARGWTKFTWHSISTLILGLLGAAYILGWGTTQLVAAAKHGFSTQPILLLLFAFWIVYPALRVRNMGWKAMLVEALLLPELVFTLVRTYWLVSSIIKSYVTRVSAWK
- a CDS encoding DUF6227 family protein, which encodes MSDPYETTEAHLERLLGRALNSFDLPDRLVERLGTALAHSSSLYTTHHSPEAGIWRETHRHTYLLTDGGSVSLWELAYRLEGDRTVRHEVFASKAETCLAVTRLFGEASAGASPDPVLVPGEDEPEGGMALLSALYATPAPVRRHREYAVEDSADHARRVLRRAENVDRPGERVATLLRSAYAHQITQAFGARQCLADGRGAGFSLYEHAFVLLDGTEISLWEVEHTATPDGRHMCEVYESEATARGAMELRARVR
- a CDS encoding vitamin K epoxide reductase family protein, which produces MATNTVGLPRQQVRPRSGHEGEQNAAPRGLAWLLAVTGAAGLLASWVITLDKFLLLEDPDFKPACSLNPVVSCGSVMASEQAAAFGFPNPMLGLVAYAVVVCVGAGLLAGARYRGWFWLGLNAGTLVGVGFCSWLMVQSLYEINALCLWCCLAWVATLLMFWAVTAHNVRTRALPAPGPLRVFFAEFGWAPPALHIGVIGMLVLTRWWDFWTG
- a CDS encoding rodlin, encoding MFKKFMTAAAVSAVAIGAGAAAAAPAMAIGNDNGVNTVNGNGAQQIYGNQKTHGDMSPQLSLVQGTLNKPCIGLPAKVNAQSLIAALNIGVQDINVLSNPQNQQCTENSTQAKGDEPLSHILDNIPVLSGNVSSGS
- a CDS encoding chaplin; the protein is MNSAKKAALVLATAGLAAAGAAGSAAADSSAEGAAVGSPGVLSGNLAQVPVHVPVNVCGNSVNIVGLLNPAFGNVCVNN